A genomic region of Dactylococcopsis salina PCC 8305 contains the following coding sequences:
- the pgl gene encoding 6-phosphogluconolactonase: MPTEILSDRTTLVNRAVELIVERIERAIEQQGKCTIALAGGGTPKPIYEQLAQKNLAWEKLHIFWGDERYVPANDPDSNQKMAREAWLNQISIPEANIHPMPTTGENPEADAKQHEAAIRAFFQCGEGEIPSLDIILLGMGDDGHTASLFPQTKALTVRDRLITVGNKGDSQRLTFTVPFLNQGKCVMFLVTGANKRPALAQIFSSEADSQQYPARMIQPQGELWWLFDQEAGAEL; the protein is encoded by the coding sequence ATGCCAACCGAGATTTTGTCAGATCGAACCACGCTGGTTAACCGCGCTGTAGAATTAATTGTCGAAAGAATCGAGAGGGCGATCGAGCAACAGGGAAAATGTACGATCGCCCTTGCGGGTGGAGGAACACCGAAACCGATTTACGAACAACTTGCCCAAAAAAACCTAGCTTGGGAAAAACTGCATATTTTCTGGGGAGATGAGCGGTATGTGCCAGCAAATGATCCCGACAGCAACCAAAAAATGGCGCGAGAAGCCTGGTTAAATCAAATTTCGATTCCCGAAGCAAATATTCATCCCATGCCCACCACAGGGGAAAATCCCGAAGCAGATGCCAAGCAACATGAAGCCGCAATCAGAGCCTTTTTCCAGTGTGGGGAAGGAGAAATTCCGAGCTTAGATATTATTTTATTGGGAATGGGAGATGATGGACATACCGCCTCACTATTTCCCCAAACTAAAGCCCTAACCGTGCGCGATCGACTGATTACCGTTGGCAATAAAGGAGACAGTCAACGCCTAACCTTTACCGTGCCTTTCCTCAATCAAGGAAAGTGTGTGATGTTTTTAGTCACAGGAGCGAATAAACGCCCCGCACTGGCTCAAATCTTTTCCTCAGAAGCAGATTCCCAGCAATATCCCGCGCGAATGATTCAACCGCAAGGAGAATTGTGGTGGTTATTCGATCAAGAAGCTGGCGCAGAACTTTGA
- a CDS encoding DUF502 domain-containing protein, translating into MIERLKQNLKNDLIAGLLVVIPLATTIWLTLTIASWVINFLTRIPKQLNPFEGLHPILTNFLNLTVGLAVPLLFILFIGLMARNIAGRWLLDVGEQVLQAIPLAGSVYKTLKQILETLLQDSKSKFRRVVMVEYPRPGLWTLAFVTGMVSSQFQSHLSKPMLSLFIPTTPNPTTGWYAMVPEEEVINLQISVEDAFKVLISAGIVSPTSPAVSVSLPPKKDDQTQVNNTDSVTPSTLSEAISTLQVGRDNGNGKPR; encoded by the coding sequence GTGATCGAACGTCTCAAGCAAAACCTAAAAAATGATTTAATCGCGGGGTTGTTAGTGGTAATTCCATTGGCGACCACGATTTGGCTAACCCTTACCATCGCCAGTTGGGTGATTAACTTTCTCACCCGCATTCCGAAACAGCTTAACCCGTTTGAAGGGTTACATCCGATTTTAACCAATTTCCTTAATCTTACCGTCGGTTTAGCCGTTCCCTTATTATTTATCTTATTTATCGGCTTAATGGCGCGAAATATCGCGGGGCGCTGGTTACTGGATGTGGGAGAACAAGTCTTACAAGCGATTCCCTTGGCTGGTTCAGTCTATAAAACCCTGAAACAAATTCTAGAAACCCTCCTACAAGACTCAAAAAGTAAGTTTCGACGAGTGGTGATGGTAGAGTATCCTCGTCCTGGTTTATGGACGCTTGCGTTTGTGACGGGAATGGTCAGTTCTCAATTTCAGTCTCATTTATCTAAACCCATGTTGAGTTTGTTTATTCCCACGACTCCTAACCCGACAACGGGATGGTATGCGATGGTTCCAGAAGAGGAAGTGATTAATTTACAAATTTCTGTGGAAGATGCGTTCAAAGTCTTAATTTCTGCTGGTATTGTTAGCCCCACTTCTCCCGCAGTTTCTGTGAGTTTACCACCGAAAAAGGATGATCAAACACAAGTCAATAACACTGACTCAGTTACACCGTCAACGTTGTCTGAGGCGATTTCTACTCTACAGGTGGGAAGGGACAATGGAAACGGAAAACCACGGTAG
- a CDS encoding GNAT family N-acetyltransferase, whose translation MALIEALAAYEKLSNAVTGNAEALERHLFGDTPFAEVVVAEWEGKIIGFALFFTNYSTFLTQPGIYLEDLFVLSDYRGKGVGHALLSYVAKIAVAREAGRLEWSVLDWNQSAIGFYEKIGADVLPDWRICRVTGGAIAQLAAKGEKK comes from the coding sequence ATGGCTTTAATTGAGGCTTTAGCGGCTTATGAAAAGCTATCCAATGCGGTAACAGGGAATGCAGAAGCATTAGAAAGACATTTATTTGGCGACACCCCTTTCGCAGAAGTCGTCGTTGCGGAATGGGAAGGAAAAATTATTGGGTTTGCCCTGTTTTTTACCAATTATTCAACGTTTCTCACTCAACCTGGAATTTATTTGGAAGATTTGTTTGTCTTATCCGACTACCGAGGAAAGGGAGTTGGTCACGCTTTGTTAAGTTATGTGGCAAAAATTGCCGTCGCCAGAGAAGCAGGACGCTTGGAATGGAGCGTATTAGACTGGAATCAGAGCGCGATCGGGTTCTATGAGAAAATAGGAGCAGATGTCTTGCCAGATTGGCGCATTTGTCGTGTTACAGGTGGCGCGATCGCGCAATTAGCTGCAAAAGGAGAAAAAAAATGA
- a CDS encoding IS607 family transposase translates to MSNLVTVSEAAELLGVSTRTIRRWESEGRIKAVRTEGNHRRFEVSELLGKNKDASLTVAYARVSSNDQKEDLKRQEIVLESFCSKNGWSYELISDLGSGINYRKKGLIRLIKLICSYQVERLVLTHKDRLLRLGGDLIFTLCEIFGTEVVIINRSEDSTFEEELTKDVLEIITVFSARLYGSRSDKNKQIVQELKEVAKDLK, encoded by the coding sequence ATGTCTAATCTAGTTACGGTTTCTGAAGCAGCAGAACTCTTAGGTGTTTCCACAAGAACCATTCGCAGGTGGGAATCGGAAGGACGGATCAAAGCAGTCCGTACTGAAGGAAACCATCGTCGGTTCGAGGTGTCGGAACTCTTGGGTAAAAACAAAGATGCTTCTTTAACTGTTGCTTACGCCCGTGTTAGCAGTAATGACCAAAAAGAAGACCTGAAGAGACAAGAAATTGTTTTAGAGTCTTTCTGTTCTAAAAATGGCTGGTCTTACGAGTTAATATCTGACTTAGGTTCTGGGATTAATTATCGCAAGAAAGGATTAATCAGATTAATTAAGTTAATCTGTTCCTATCAAGTAGAACGATTAGTATTAACTCACAAAGACAGGTTATTAAGACTAGGTGGTGATTTAATTTTTACCCTTTGTGAAATTTTTGGAACGGAAGTTGTTATTATTAACCGCAGCGAAGACTCAACCTTTGAAGAGGAGCTAACTAAAGATGTTCTAGAAATTATAACCGTATTTTCAGCTAGATTATACGGTTCGAGAAGTGATAAAAATAAACAAATTGTCCAAGAGTTAAAAGAGGTAGCTAAAGACTTAAAATGA